Genomic window (Muntiacus reevesi chromosome X, mMunRee1.1, whole genome shotgun sequence):
CACATCTACATTGGCAAAggaggtgtttttattttttttttaagtttctttatgaAACCCCCCTGCAATGGAGATAAGTGTTCACATTGTGTTTGACACCACAATGACTTGCCATGTTTTttggaggcatgagtcaagtgctcgggcctgttgggctgggaagatccagaggaatcgggtggagagggagatgggatgggagaccgggatggggaattcgtgtaactctatggctgattcacatcaatgtatgacaaaacccactgaaaaataaaaaaaaaattaaaaaaaaaaagaaagaaacatgtgtattatcaagggtgaaacaggtcaccagcccaagttggatgcatgagacaagtgttcaggcctggtgcactggaaagacccagagcgatctggtggagagggaggtgggaggggagatcaggatagggaatacatgtaaattcatggctgattcatgtcaatgtatgacaaaaaccactacaatattgtaaagtaattagcctccaactaataaaaataaatggaaaaaaattaaaaaaaataaagtaataataaataaataaataaataaatttttgttttaaatgattaGAATGAGTTGTGCAAGAGCATAAACAAATTTCAACTGTGCCATCACTAttttccctcctcttgaaaacCATGGATTCAGATGTCTTGGGGGATGAGGAGGTGGATATGCAAAGCTGTGGGGAGGCAAAGGTGATGAATGGAAGGCAGAGGCTTCCTGGATCCAGATAGAGGTCACTCCCAACATAACAGACAGGAAACACAATGACTCATAAGCATATttgcaattatatatatttatttcctccttttggcTATTTACAAACCTTTATTTCAGCATATTTTCAGAAACATGaaattttatgtttcttcatattttcctttttaaaagtgagGACTGGTCAAGGCTTCTTTCATGCAAAAGAGGTTTCCTCATGCATTATGAGGATGAAGAGGGAACTAGGTCATCTTGAGTGATCTCTGCTGCTTTGGGCCCTTTTGCCAGTCAGACCATCTAGGACGCATGATTCTTGGTCCTCTTCCTTTCTTGGTTTGCACTGCCTTGACCTGGCACCACTCCTGAAGACCTGCATGTATGTGGCTTTGCTGTATTTCATCTGCTTCCAGAATAGCACTGCTTTGACTTTCCTCTGAAGAATTCAATTCTGCTGATGACTGTTGCTGCCGGGGATGCAACCCAGCAAAATATGTTGAGTCAAGAGAGGTGACCCTGACCAACTGGGGGTATTTCATAATTGAAGTACATCAGGGAGACACTGTAACACCCTCCCCCCTCCCTACCCTGAAAACCCAACACTGATAACAGAGATTTCATATTGATCACAGGACATGATacaacaaacacaaacacactgcACTTTCAGTAGGACAAGTCACGATTTCCTTTAGAGCTCATCACCACAGCAGGGTACCATGCAGGTGGATAGCTTAGTAAATGCATTCGTTATTTAATAGCTCAAAGGGTTAGCTCATTTATGTACAGAATAAGGAAACCCCATTAGGAATGGCCACAGTCTCAGCAAAACTCAGCTCTAAATATGCAAAGACTTTGCAGCCTTGCTATTAACATGATGACGGATTGTAAGAATACATTTGACAAGCTCCAGTAAGATAACAGAGATTGATTGTTATCTCTGAAAAGGTGTTCCACAGTGGCAGATGGAATGGGCAAGAACTTGGTGGGAATCGTGTCACATATCCCCACAACAAACTGACACCTTAAAGGCACAGAAGTCTCCTTCCCATGGTAGTGGTGGAGAAGGGGTTTTACGGGGAAAGTTAAtggtaaaagaaaatgaagggagGTAGAGTCAAGTCAGGGCTGCTCCATCCCAGACTAAGCTAGATCCTTCCCTCTGCCCAAACTTCAAATTCTCTATCACCACAACACTCCGTGATTGGCTGGGTTGAGAAAGCCTCCATGGGCTGAGCCCCAGGAGCACCCTGCCAGATGCCCTGACTTCCAGGGTTACTTGGTGTGAGGTGAGGAATTGGGAGGGGATGTAGGCAGCCAGCTGGAGGCAGCGAAGGGTGGGGATCAATTACGATGCTGACGACAGAACACGCACAGAAGGAGACAAGGGGAGATCTGGCAATGCACAGGCTAAAACGACCAAGTCGATGGCAAACTCAAACGTTCAAGTTTCTGGAAAGGTGTCATTGCCAAGCCTCCGCTTCACCTGGACACATACTCTCACATTGTGAGTCACAGTAGTTCAACTGCTCTCATTGCAGCACACTAGGGCCAGGTATTCTTTCTTAAGGTATAATAAGATCTAAGATCTATAAGGTACATGGATTTATGGAGATATTTACAACTGGGCtctctgcccttgctctgaagCCTTCCTGAGCATTTCTGCCAGGTACATCTTAAATCCTTTTTTTGTCCTCACTGCTCCAATCTATCTGTATGATCTCCCATCTCAAATGAACTGCTTGCCTCCTGCAGGGCTCAAAGGCACTCCTGGGTCCTGGAAACCCAAATTGAAATCAATTAACCAATGCTTAAGCCCCAGAAAGCAAGTCTTTCAAATAGCCATGATGGGAGCTTCTGATGTGAGGTCACTGCTCATCCCCCCACCTCTCTGTGAGGGGTGTATCCTCCAAAAAGAAAGAGGATATCTTAGACATTCCGGCAGCATCTTTCTTGTTTTTAGCTGTCTCacaagatttgtgtgtgtgtgtgcgtgcatgtgtgtgtgtgtgtgtgtgtgtctgtatgcagATATGAGGGTAAATGTGTGATGCTGCATGCGAACATAcatgtgtgtggctgtgtttgtgcattatctgtgtatatatatgtacagacTGCTGAGCACTTCCTACCTCAAGGCACTAAATGATCACTTCCTGAGACTACATTCACATTTTCTGCCTCTTCCATCCAGGAGACAGGAGTGGATTGGAACCGGGAGACCCTGCTCCCTGGGAAAAGGTAATTGAAAAGAAACATTCAGTTAAATAGCCTGGTTAGATACACCCCCCTACCCCTGATGTGGAAAAAGACCAAGAGAATTCTGGTGGTTCCAGAGGGGCCACCTACAGGGAATATATATGCTTTCAGGTGTATTTCCTTTCACACCCATTTCAGATAAATAAACATAGtttataaacacatatacataagTCATAAGTTTACACACTCTTTCATAGGGGTGCACACACATTTGCATCTATATGTTGTTATATATACAATCTTACACACACCAATATAGACTTACACTGATGTACATAGAACCATACAGCTTCTCAAGTGATTGTATGTGCATGCAGAACTAAACAATACAGATTGTATGTGATGTAGACAACACCCAGGTATACACAGAAGCACAAATATAGGAACACAGTTAACAGTGTAAGTGGCtgaggagctgcaggagaggctACCTACATAGGAAGGAGGGACATCAGCTGAGTGCTTCACCAGTCTTGCTCCCCCACCTCCTTTATCAATGAAGTGGAGCTGCTTGGCAAGTTGGCATGCAGCCTACTGCCTTCTTCCCTTAGGATCCCACTAGGTGGGCAGAGACCATGTTCAGTGTGCTCAGTTCACACCTATTGGCTGGTCACTGGCTTCTATCTGCAGCTCCAGGTGCTGTAGAATGAGGTctgatgcctggcacataagCAGAACCTGATGGAACACACCCTTTTGTAAAAGAGAGGGGCAAGAGGGGACAGCTTCAGTTGACAGAGTTAGGAGGACAAGCAGAAGGAAGAGCGAGTGGGATGACTCCACCCCTCACTGGATGCATGCCCTCAAGCATGGTACATAAattccatttttccccctcagAACACTGGAGACAATGTGCTTTGCCTTCCCTGCCTGACAGGATTCTTGTGAGGGTTCGACAATGTGATGTGTGGGTGAGTTTGTTGACACTTACTATGTACTAGACAAACAGAAAGAATTATTATCTAGACTCACAACAGTTGTTCATCTGCAATTCTAGATTAGATGGTGAACTTTCCTAACCCTAGTCTTCATTCACCAAGTGCTTGCACTGTGTCTAGTGATGATCAACCCAGCATCTGACCAGACAGATGTAACTGAGCCCCTATCTTCAAACATTTTGAAGCAGAAACATACACAAGAGAAGTTTCAATCCCTCCAAAGATGCTGGCTCAATCTGAGTAATCTCCAATCCAGCATCATCATGCTCTGCAAGCTCCTGCTGGAAGCATGCTGTCTCACTTATCCTGACATCTCACTCAGCACCCCTACCCACCCACCCTGAACCAGAACACTACACTCAAAATGCAACAGAAGAAATACTGGGGGAAAGGCACTTGCAGAATCCCCAAGTTCCCTAGAGCCACCCCCTGCACTTGCAAGAGATGGCTAGTCCTTATACAACCCAGTTTGGCTTTCTCTTGTGAAACCCTAAGCAGAGGATGAGCAAGGACCATAATCACTagaaagggtgaaaaaaaaaacagaagaaaaaactaatgaaaaagaaaactcaacaCTTCAGTGGGACAGAAAAGTCCCCAGAAATGTTTTTGTACACAGGGCTCGGATCCTTCTTGTCCTCCAACTTGGCTCCTCTCTGTCCTGTAAACATTTCCATGTGGCTTTTCTGTCTTAATTAGGTGTTAGAAGTCATTGACAACATGATAGTcttcagaaggaaaggaaattcaGTGTTCTTTACCTCAAACTCCTTCTCAATCCCTTCCCTTCTGGCCAGTATACATCCTTTTCAACTACTCCCCACATCatgtttataaagaaaaaggtGGAATAGACTCAAGTGCCCAATAactataaagtaaaatgaagacagaaaagaaggcaaaatggaaCAAAAAGGAACTACGAAAGGAGCACAGCACAGTGTCCCTGCCACTTGGGGACACTAGGGAGCTAATAGATATGATACACCCAGTACACAATGTTGAACACCACGAAGGCAAGAGGGAAGAGGAGCCGGGAGCATCGGTCAACCTTAGGGATGTAGTCAGGGTGAAAGAGATCGGAAGAGAACCCTTTACTGAAGGAGCAGCCAGGGCTTGGGGGGAAACTGTCATCAGACTCTGAGTTGTTCTCCTTGTCTCCATCAAAGTCCATAGAATCATCACTATAGAGGATTCGGGTACTGTCAACTTTACGCTTGAGTTGCTTCTCAAGGTCAAGGTAGCCGCTCTCAACTGTGACATCATCAGGTAAGCTATGGATATCACGAAGGGTGTTACAGATCTCCTGAAGCTCATAGGTTGCTTCTTGTACACGCCTCTGGCCATGGACAAGCAGACGCCTCCTGCTGGGGCCATCATCTTCACTCTCATTGGAGTCAGAGCTCTCTTCAGGATCTTCTTCTGGGTCATGGGTCTCAGCACAGTCATGGGCCTCAGGATGGTTGTGGATTTCAGTGGGAACAACACTATTATCAACATCAATGCCATTAACTCGAATTTCGTCGTGGTGCACCACCTGCTCTGAGGTGGACGGGAGATCACTCAGGCTTTCTGTGGTGGCCAGAGAGGCCCCATCAGAGAGAGAGGACAGCGAACTGAGGCTTTCTGAGGAGGCCAATGGTGCCTCCTTTGTGAGGGAGGCCAAAGAGCCAAGACTTTCTGGGGTTGCTAGGCCGGCCCACCgtgggctggagggaggagagtCAGTTTCATCTTCTAGGTGAACCTGGTCATTGAATGCTGTATGAACAACCACtgttggggagggaggagagggagggcttTCCTCGTCAGCATGATTGATGGGCTCGTCCACCGGGTAAACTGCCTCTTCTCCCCGTTGTCTCTTGTGCGCATGGTGCTGAGAAACAGGACCAAGAGCCTGTTAGAATATACAAGGCTGTTAGCATCCAGGGCTGTTGCTGCCCACTCTGGAGTGCTGCATAGTGGGTAGAGGCAAGACCTCCTCaggcaggtgggggtgggttCCCTGTGAAGCAGGGACACTAACACACTGCCAGCAGCAAAAGACTCAGCATGGCTTTTGGAGTCAGAAGAGCAAAGGAAGGAGAGGTAGGTCAGCCTCTCTGGTGTTTCTTCCTTGCAGCTTCCCTGTGTTCCCTTTCTTTCTGGCTCCATGGCCTACTCTTTGAAGCATGCTGAGTAGACCAGATCTGAAGCCCAAAGGTCTGGGGGAAGTCTATCTCTGCCACTTGTTAGCCTTGTGACCTTGGAAAATGACTCAACCTATAAAGGAGTGATGATATATTGTTCTACTTCTGTCttatctggtgtgtgtgtgtgtgtgtgtttgtgtgtggtgtgaagaTGAAAGGAGCTAAGAAATTCAAAAGGTTCAAGTGCTAATCTTAGGTTTAAGAGGTGCTCAAGGAAAGTGGATTGTCATTCAAAAAGCCAAACCTGCTCTGCCTCTTGGTAGCGGTAGCGCTCCATGACTCTTAGGGCTCTTCTGAGTTGCCTCTGAGAATGCCGGGATCCTCTTCGGTTGTAGAAAAGGTAGTTGATGTAGACATACTCCACCAAGGACAAGAACACAAAGAAGAAGCATACGACCATATAGATATCAATGGCCTTGATACAGGAAAATTGGGGGAATTTATCCCGCAGATGTGAGTTGATGGAGTTCAGGATGAGCATCGAAGTCAAACCTATAAACAACACGGCACAGTTAGTTCCCTCAGGAGGCTGAAGTTCCTGCACAAGCCATCAAGTCCACATCCCACTGGAAGGGAGCAAAGGCCATCTCTGAGGTCAAGAGGGCCCTTAGCAAAAGGCCTTTAGGCTTTCCTGGCTTAGGACCTTGGCTCAATTGCCCTTTTAGCTTCTTCACCCCCATCTTTAGGCCGAGCCTGTACTTCAACAGTTCAGTGACTTTTGCTTTTAGGATCAAGTCAAGAATCTCTAGCCATGGTTCATAGTGAGTTACACATCTAGCCCCATTTTACCCTATGATGCTTCTTCCCTTTTTTGCATCCTAGTATATAGGCTTTCCTGTAATCCATCCCTCAGAAGGTTTGGTGAGCActaaaatattacacaaatatAAAGGTTTAGTGTACTGTGTGCTCCTAAAGAAGAAGGCTAAAAAGTCTGCCCCAAAGATGGTGAAGGAGAAAGGAGACCAGGGTCTGGGATAGACAGGCATTCTGAAGAGTGGGACCAAATATATTTGGGAGCTTAGGCCCCTCCCTGGTACTGCTCAGAAGTCTTCGATGCTCCCCGTTGTTTAGACATGAAGTTCCAACTGCTTAAAGTGGAATTTGAAGTTATTCCCAAGTCAGCCCAGGCTTTCTTCCTGATACTCTCCCCACTTCCCCAGTTTGTGCCCCaggtgaaagtgtgaaagttgctcagtcatatccgactctttgcgaccccatggactatacagtccatggaattttccagaccagaatactggagtgggtagcctttcccttctccaggggatctttccaacccagggatcaaatccaggtcttccacattgtgggcagattctttaccagctgagccacaaggaaagccgaagactactggagtggctagtctatcccttctccagtggatcttcccgacccaggaatcgaactggggtctcctgcattgcaggtagattctttaccaactgagctaccagggaagccctaaatacccTGCAATTTACCTTTTACCTGTAATCAAGCtagttcctcttccagggaatgcTGGGACTTATGTTTCTGCCTCCTAGAAGTCTTCAAAATCCAGGTTGAGCAGTACTTTCCTACTGCAGTTATAGCCAAGAAGACCCAGGTCATTTCTTCCTCTGGACTCTGACTGTGTGTATCTCAGCCTTTGTCAAGGGCAGTTTATCTAGAAGCCCTCTGCTGCTTCACAGGCATTTTGATATGCTTCTTAATCAGTGTTTCTTGTGTTCCATTTCTAATGTAAATTTGtgacttatccattcatttatgtatCCAGCAAATAGAAATTCTGATAGTTTGGACCCAAAATATCAAGATCCCAACCCTGATGTTTTTTGCATCTGTCTCCAATGTTGGTCTCTCTGCTGGGGGTTGGCTGGGCACCTGTACAAATGCCTGTTAGTCAGGCCCCATCTTGTTCCCTTGCCTGTGCAGTCAAACACTGCTCATTACTCTCAACTTTTTTCTGAGCAAGATGAGCCAAGTTCTTCCCTGAGATGGGGACAGGCTTACCGACTGTCACCCTGGCTGCAGAAGATTCATAGTTCATCCAAAATGATATCCAAGAAACAACAGTGGTGAGGACGCTGGGCCAGTAGATCTGCACAAGGTAACTGGTGACTTCCCTCTTGACCAGGAACCTCAGGATCAGGCGCACATAGGAACCTGGCCAGGAGACAGACTGGTATTAGGGTGGCAGGGCTGAGGG
Coding sequences:
- the GABRQ gene encoding gamma-aminobutyric acid receptor subunit theta; its protein translation is MSIRGMLRAAVLLLLIRTWLAEGSDLSSTPKFHLELSSTVPEVVLNLFDCKNCANEATVHKILDRVLSNYDGRLRPNFGGAPVPVGVSIYVSSIEQISEVTMDYTITMFFHQTWKDPRLAYHETNLNLTLDYRLLEKLWVPDCYFLNSKEAFVHDATVENRVFQLHPDGTVRYGIRLTTTAACSMNLEKFPLDKQTCKLEVESYGYTVDDILLYWEGSGNAVQGTEKLHIPQFSFLGKTISTKEVFFYTGSYVRLILRFLVKREVTSYLVQIYWPSVLTTVVSWISFWMNYESSAARVTVGLTSMLILNSINSHLRDKFPQFSCIKAIDIYMVVCFFFVFLSLVEYVYINYLFYNRRGSRHSQRQLRRALRVMERYRYQEVVVHTAFNDQVHLEDETDSPPSSPRWAGLATPESLGSLASLTKEAPLASSESLSSLSSLSDGASLATTESLSDLPSTSEQVVHHDEIRVNGIDVDNSVVPTEIHNHPEAHDCAETHDPEEDPEESSDSNESEDDGPSRRRLLVHGQRRVQEATYELQEICNTLRDIHSLPDDVTVESGYLDLEKQLKRKVDSTRILYSDDSMDFDGDKENNSESDDSFPPSPGCSFSKGFSSDLFHPDYIPKVDRCSRLLFPLAFVVFNIVYWVYHIY